A single window of Ananas comosus cultivar F153 linkage group 17, ASM154086v1, whole genome shotgun sequence DNA harbors:
- the LOC109722976 gene encoding respiratory burst oxidase homolog protein C-like produces the protein MKESKEFAGELFDALARRRNITGDSITKAELREFWDQISDQSFDSRLQTFFDMVDKNADGRITEQEVKEIISLSASANKLSKIQEQAEEYSRLIMEELDPNNLGYIEIYNLELLLLQGPSQSVRGGTTNSRNLSQMLSQNLRPTQEPNPIRRWWQKAKYFLEDNWKRVWVMALWLSICAGLFAWKFIQYRHRAVYHIMGYCVCTAKGAAETLKFNMALILLPVCRNTITWIRNKTKLGYAVPFDDNLNFHKVIAVGIAVGIGLHAITHLTCDFPRLLHASDQAYVPMRPFFGDTRPNNYWWFVKGTEGWTGIVMVVLMTIAFTLATPWFRRGRLNLPKPLNRLTGFNAFWYSHHLFVIVYILLIIHGTFLYLTHEWYKKSTWMYLAIPMILYACERLTRALRSSVRPVKILKVAVYPGNVLALHMSKPQGFRYRSGQYMFVNCAAVSPFQWYSYVVITAPQDDYLSVHIRTLGDWTRQLKAVFSEVCQPPTGGKSGLLRADYDSIGNGPNPAGMPRVLIDGPYGAPAQDYKQYEVVLLVGLGIGATPSISILKDIINNLRQLESQSSSNNNVGGGGDDHDDGSSNSNNTNSNDNDGNDDLESGGRRAAAAAASSFRTRRAYFYWVTREQGSFEWFRGVMNEVAENDKKGVIELHNYCTSVYEEGDARSALIAMLQQLNHAKHGVDVVSGTRVKSHFARPNWRNVYKRIALNHRDQRIGVFYCGAPMLTNELRQLAHDFSRRTTTKFEFHKENF, from the exons ATGAAGGAGTCGAAGGAGTTTGCGGGGGAGCTCTTCGACGCGCTCGCGCGGCGGAGGAACATAACCGGCGACTCGATCACGAAAGCGGAGCTGCGGGAGTTCTGGGACCAGATCTCCGACCAAAGCTTCGACTCTCGGCTTCAGACGTTTTTCGACAt GGTGGACAAGAACGCTGACGGGAGGATAACGGAACAGGAGGTTAAAGAG ATCATCTCTCTGAGTGCGTCGGCGAACAAATTGTCCAAGATTCAGGAACAAGCAGAAGAGTACTCCCGACTCATCATGGAAGAGTTAGACCCCAACAATCTCGGCTACATCGAG ATATACAATCTGGAGCTGCTTCTGCTGCAAGGGCCGAGCCAGTCGGTGCGGGGCGGGACGACGAACAGCCGGAACCTGAGCCAGATGCTGAGCCAGAACCTGCGGCCGACGCAGGAGCCGAACCCGATCCGGCGGTGGTGGCAGAAGGCCAAGTACTTTTTGGAGGACAACTGGAAGAGGGTGTGGGTCATGGCCCTCTGGCTCAGCATCTGCGCGGGCCTCTTCGCCTGGAAGTTCATCCAGTACCGCCACCGCGCCGTCTACCACATCATGGGCTACTGCGTCTGCACCGCCAAGGGCGCCGCCGAGACCCTCAAGTTCAACATGGCCCTCATTCTCCTCCCCGTCTGCCGCAACACCATCACCTGGATCCGCAACAAGACCAAGCTCGGCTACGCCGTCCCCTTCGACGACAACCTCAATTTCCacaag GTGATTGCGGTGGGGATTGCGGTCGGGATCGGGCTGCACGCGATAACGCACCTGACGTGCGACTTCCCGCGGCTGCTGCACGCGAGCGACCAGGCGTACGTGCCGATGCGGCCCTTCTTCGGGGACACGCGGCCGAACAACTACTGGTGGTTCGTGAAGGGCACGGAGGGGTGGACAGGGATCGTGATGGTGGTGCTGATGACCATCGCGTTCACGCTGGCCACGCCCTGGTTCCGCCGCGGCCGCCTCAACCTCCCCAAGCCCTTGAACCGCCTCACCGGCTTCAACGCCTTCTGGTACTCCCACCACCTCTTCGTCATCGTCTACATCCTCCTCATCATCCACGGCACCTTCCTCTACCTCACCCACGAGTGGTACAAGAAATCG ACGTGGATGTATCTGGCGATCCCGATGATCCTGTACGCGTGCGAGCGGCTGACGCGCGCGCTGCGGTCGAGCGTCCGACCCGTGAAGATACTAAAGGTGGCCGTGTATCCGGGGAACGTGCTGGCCCTCCACATGTCGAAACCTCAGGGGTTCAGATACCGGAGTGGGCAATACATGTTCGTGAATTGCGCGGCGGTCTCCCCCTTCCAATGGTAT TCTTATGTTGTTATTACGGCCCCACAGGACGATTATTTGAGCGTGCACATACGCACTCTGGGCGACTGGACCCGCCAACTTAAAGCCGTTTTCTCCGAG GTGTGCCAGCCACCAACCGGAGGGAAAAGCGGGCTCCTGAGGGCGGACTACGACAGCATCGGAAATGGACCAAACCCAGCAGG gATGCCGCGGGTGCTGATCGACGGGCCGTACGGGGCGCCGGCGCAGGACTACAAGCAGTACGAGGTGGTGCTGCTCGTCGGCCTCGGGATCGGCGCGACGCCCTCCATCTCGATCCTCAAGGACATCATAAACAACCTCAGGCAGCTCGAATCTCagagcagcagcaacaacaatgtcggcggcggcggcgatgatCACGACGATGGTAGTAGTAATAGTAACAATACCAACAGCAATGACAATGATGGTAACGACGACTTGGAGAGCGGGGGGAGgagggcggcagcggcggcagcgtCGTCGTTCAGGACGCGGCGGGCGTACTTTTACTGGGTGACGCGAGAGCAGGGGTCGTTCGAGTGGTTCCGCGGGGTGATGAACGAGGTGGCGGAGAACGACAAGAAGGGGGTGATCGAGCTGCACAACTACTGCACGAGCGTGTACGAGGAGGGGGACGCCCGGTCGGCGCTCATCGCCATGCTGCAGCAGCTCAACCACGCCAAGCACGGCGTCGACGTCGTCTCCGGCACCCGCGTCAAGTCCCACTTCGCCCGCCCCAACTGGCGCAACGTCTACAAGCGCATCGCCCTCAACCACCGCGACCAACGCATCG